One window of the Halictus rubicundus isolate RS-2024b chromosome 6, iyHalRubi1_principal, whole genome shotgun sequence genome contains the following:
- the LOC143354936 gene encoding uncharacterized protein LOC143354936, with product MCEPKYYGKRRSIVRRIGSFLPLKPPPKIYVSVTPLHSMTSSMINEEISNDSKNANGFGQAGFSNIRPDLLEPLSFGSEVRLLALEQELQELREQVSAIVKSNKQSRYTSTVSLANGDSENATQTQPPPPPPPPLPPPTTPHIARRASLQEHKVEEHKRPLNSQASMIDVFKNIEGTQVTSVVKSPRGRTFHIKRENSPCNDLLEILRRRYVPMNSGNTRNSTVDLALDDSLPSDA from the exons ATGTGCGAACCAAAATACTACGGAAAAAGAAGAAGCATTGTTCGTAGAATTGGTTCGTTTTTACCTTTAAAACCTCCACCAAAAATATATGTTAGCGTTACTCCTTTACATTCGATGACAAGTTCTATGATCAATGAAGAAATCAGCAATGATTCCAAAAATGCAAATGGATTTGGACAAGCAGG GTTTTCTAATATCAGGCCAGATTTATTGGAACCACTTAGTTTTGGGTCTGAAGTTCGATTGCTAGCATTAGAGCAAGAACTTCAAGAACTTAGGGAACAAGTATCGGCGATAGTTAAAAGCAATAAGCAATCTAGAt acACTTCCACTGTGTCTCTAGCAAATGGGGATAGTGAAAATGCTACACAAACACagccaccaccaccgccgccaccgccaTTACCACCACCTACGACTCCTCATATTGCAAGAAGAGCAAGTCTACAAGAGCATAAAGTCGAAGAACATAAAAGACCATTAAACTCACAAGCATCCATGATCGATGTTTTCAAAAACATTGAGGGGACTCAAGTAACTTCAGTTGTGAA atCGCCAAGAGGACGAACTTTTCATATAAAACGCGAGAACAGTCCTTGTAATGACTTGCTAGAAATATTGAGAAGACGATATGTTCCAATGAATTCTGGCAACACTAGGAATTCCACAGTTGACTTGGCACTGGATGATTCTCTTCCCAGTGATGCATGA
- the Crz gene encoding corazonin isoform X1, whose amino-acid sequence MAIRHVLTYFVLSLMTTAVICQTFQYSHGWTNGKRSPSMLEDLVNSAGKNPHQLDNILVDCELQKLRLLLQGNPNSQLIQLPCELFFSAKRNYAESMDHVEHFRQQPTSINNNY is encoded by the exons ATGGCTATCAGACACGTACTCACTTACTTCGTCTTGTCGTTGATGACAACGGCAGTTATTTGCCAGACGTTCCAATATAGTCACGGTTGGACGAATGGTAAGAGATCGCCATCCATGCTGGAGGATCTCGTGAACTCTGCTGGCAAGAATCCGCATCAATTAGACAACATTCTTGTCGACTGCGAGCTACAAAAGTTGAGATTACTGCTTCAAGGAAACCCTAATAGCCAA CTAATACAGCTCCCTTGCGAATTATTCTTCTCTGCGAAAAGAAATTATGCGGAATCTATGGACCATGTCGAGCACTTTCGGCAACAGCCTACTTCCATCAATAACAATTATTGA
- the Crz gene encoding corazonin isoform X2, translated as MAIRHVLTYFVLSLMTTAVICQTFQYSHGWTNGKRSPSMLEDLVNSAGKNPHQLDNILVDCELQKLRLLLQGNPNSQLPCELFFSAKRNYAESMDHVEHFRQQPTSINNNY; from the exons ATGGCTATCAGACACGTACTCACTTACTTCGTCTTGTCGTTGATGACAACGGCAGTTATTTGCCAGACGTTCCAATATAGTCACGGTTGGACGAATGGTAAGAGATCGCCATCCATGCTGGAGGATCTCGTGAACTCTGCTGGCAAGAATCCGCATCAATTAGACAACATTCTTGTCGACTGCGAGCTACAAAAGTTGAGATTACTGCTTCAAGGAAACCCTAATAGCCAA CTCCCTTGCGAATTATTCTTCTCTGCGAAAAGAAATTATGCGGAATCTATGGACCATGTCGAGCACTTTCGGCAACAGCCTACTTCCATCAATAACAATTATTGA
- the Edem2 gene encoding ER degradation enhancer, mannosidase alpha-like 2 isoform X2: protein MACDFLIWVLVMFGCIQALLVASKDDPLEYMSKEERDALKEESRDMFYHAYNAYMDNAYPADELMPLSCKGRYRGSEPNRGDIDSTLGNFSLTLVDTLDTLVVLGDLEEFENAVKLVARDVSFDTNVIVSLFETNIRMLGGLLSGHILAEYLQQRADIMPWYRGELLNLAKDLGYRFLPAFNTTTGIPYGRINLKYGMKGVPLEVSRETCTACAGSMILEMAALSRLTGESIFEEKAQKAMDVLWRMRHRGTDLMGTVLNVHSGDWVRRDSGVGAGIDSYYEYCLKAYILLGDEKYLGRFNKHYQAVMKYVSQGPMLLDVHMHRPNTNSKNFMDALLAFWPGLQVLKGDIKPAVETHEMLYQVMQRHNFIPEAFTTDFQIHWGHHPLRPEFLESTYFLYRATGDHYYLGVGRKVLRSLQTYARVPCGYAAVSDVRTNKHDDTMDSFVLSETFKYLFLLFAEPSELVLDLDEFIFTTEGHLLPLTLASKRSNVSSQDFERDMVHVDEMDRTCPNSLHLFPASVRLPLRNMVEDVCPRRTIKRRLSAAQFQANNLEHLKLLSDMGITTLTLADGGFQLLHTFSNAKTSQDSEEGLLFMQEMVEMSKMQSQQAENKPQAVTFVKPNTNPPQKVTLFAGPAHFGLELQGLNKVTGKVIFTRPPSACTDLLNADNLAGKIVIMLRGNCMFIEKARRIQQAGAIAGIVLDNVDGSSAATSPMFAMSGDGKEVDDVTIPVVFLFSVEASELLKAFTAANDLTVTLGNFFSNEDVQLKAPTDLSMFERLKGSVKSFLTRQMTPQVCEKSALLSHLEAVGQVWKWPLR from the exons GATAATGCGTATCCTGCTGATGAATTAATGCCACTGAGTTGTAAAGGACGATATCGAGGATCAGAGCCAAACAGGGGTGACATAGATTCCACGCTGGGAAA TTTTTCACTTACATTGGTTGACACATTGGATACACTTGTG GTGTTGGGAGatttagaagaatttgaaaatgcgGTTAAACTTGTTGCCAGAGATGTTAGCTTCGATACAAATGTTATTGTTTCTCTATTTGAAACTAATATTAGAATGCTTgg AGGTCTTCTAAGTGGTCATATACTAGCAGAGTATTTGCAGCAAAGAGCTGATATAATGCCATGGTATCGAGGTGAACTTCTAAATTTAGCCAAAGATTTAGGGTACAGATTTCTACCAGCATTTAACACAACAACAGGAATACCGTATGGCAga ATAAATTTGAAATATGGTATGAAAGGCGTACCCTTAGAAGTGTCAAGAGAAACATGTACAGCCTGTGCGGGTAGTATGATTTTAGAAATGGCAGCTTTGTCGAGGTTAACAGGAGAATCAATTTTTGAg GAGAAAGCACAAAAGGCAATGGATGTTTTATGGAGAATGCGTCATCGTGGCACTGATTTAATGGGTACTGTATTAAATGTACATTCTGGCGACTGGGTACGAAGAGATTCCGGTGTGGGAGCGGGTATAGACTCCTACTATGAATATTGTCTTAAGGCGTACATTTTATTAG GAGATGAAAAATATCTAGGAAGATTTAATAAGCATTATCAAGCTGTAATGAAGTATGTAAGCCAAGGGCCAATGTTGTTAGATGTACATATGCATAGACCAAATacaaattccaaaaatttcaTGGATGCGTTATTAGCTTTTTGGCCTGGTTTGCAG gtACTAAAAGGTGATATTAAGCCTGCTGTAGAAACGCATGAAATGCTGTATCAAGTGATGCAAAGACATAATTTTATACCAGAAGCATTTACTACGGATTTCCAG ATACATTGGGGACACCATCCTTTAAGACCAGAATTTCTAGAATCAACTTATTTCCTTTACCGTGCTACAGGTGATCATTATTATTTAGGTGTTGGTCGTAAGGTATTGAGAAGTCTACAAACTTATGCTAGAGTACCGTGTGGTTATGCAGCCGTGTCAGACGTTAGAACAAATAAACATGACGATACAATGGATAGCTTTGTATTGTCAGAAACATTTAAATACTTGTTTCTACTATTCGCGGAACCAAGCGAATTGGTTTTAGATTTAGATGAATTCATTTTTACAACTGAAGGACATTTATTACCGTTAACACTTGCTTCCAAAAGAAGTAATGTTTCTTCG CAAGATTTTGAGCGTGATATGGTGCACGTGGATGAAATGGATCGTACTTGTCCTAACAGTCTACATTTATTTCCTGCATCGGTACGTTTACCTTTGAGAAATATGGTTGAAGATGTATGCCCAAGGCGGACAATAAAAAGGCGATTAAGTGCTGCACAATTCCAG GCAAATAACTTGGAGCATTTGAAATTGTTAAGCGACATGGGAATAACAACTTTAACCTTAGCAGATGGAGGATTTCAACTTTTACACACCTTTTCTAAT GCAAAAACATCGCAAGATTCAGAGGAAGGTTTATTGTTCATGCAAGAAATGGTAGAAATGAGTAAAATGCAGTCTCAGCAAGCCGAGAATAAACCACAGGCAGTTACATTTGTAAAACCAAATACAAATCCACCGCAGAAAGTGACATTGTTTGCTGGGCCAGCGCATTTTGGGTTGGAGTTGCAAGGATTAAATAAAGTCACTGGAAAAGTTATTTTTACACGTCCACCTTCTGCTTGCACTGATCTTCTTAATGCAGATAATCTCGCAGGGAAGATAGTAATAATGCTTCGTGGAAATTGTATGTTTATAGAGAAG GCAAGGAGAATTCAACAAGCTGGTGCTATTGCTGGAATAGTATTAGATAATGTTGATGGTTCTAGTGCTGCAACTTCACCTATGTTTGCAATGTCAGGAGATGGAAAAGAAGTGGATGATGTAACTATTCCGGTTGTATTTTTGTTTAGCGTTGAAGCTTCAGAATTGTTAAAAGCTTTTACAGCCGCCAATGATCTCACAGTCACTCTTG GAAATTTTTTCTCTAATGAAGATGTTCAACTAAAAGCACCTACCGATTTGTCAATGTTCGAACGATTGAAAGGGTCAGTCAAATCGTTCCTTACACGACAAATGACACCACAGGTCTGCGAAAAATCTGCATTATTATC ACATCTAGAAGCAGTAGGGCAAGTATGGAAATGGCCTCTGAGATGA
- the Edem2 gene encoding ER degradation enhancer, mannosidase alpha-like 2 isoform X1, protein MACDFLIWVLVMFGCIQALLVASKDDPLEYMSKEERDALKEESRDMFYHAYNAYMDNAYPADELMPLSCKGRYRGSEPNRGDIDSTLGNFSLTLVDTLDTLVVLGDLEEFENAVKLVARDVSFDTNVIVSLFETNIRMLGGLLSGHILAEYLQQRADIMPWYRGELLNLAKDLGYRFLPAFNTTTGIPYGRINLKYGMKGVPLEVSRETCTACAGSMILEMAALSRLTGESIFEEKAQKAMDVLWRMRHRGTDLMGTVLNVHSGDWVRRDSGVGAGIDSYYEYCLKAYILLGDEKYLGRFNKHYQAVMKYVSQGPMLLDVHMHRPNTNSKNFMDALLAFWPGLQVLKGDIKPAVETHEMLYQVMQRHNFIPEAFTTDFQIHWGHHPLRPEFLESTYFLYRATGDHYYLGVGRKVLRSLQTYARVPCGYAAVSDVRTNKHDDTMDSFVLSETFKYLFLLFAEPSELVLDLDEFIFTTEGHLLPLTLASKRSNVSSQDFERDMVHVDEMDRTCPNSLHLFPASVRLPLRNMVEDVCPRRTIKRRLSAAQFQANNLEHLKLLSDMGITTLTLADGGFQLLHTFSNAKTSQDSEEGLLFMQEMVEMSKMQSQQAENKPQAVTFVKPNTNPPQKVTLFAGPAHFGLELQGLNKVTGKVIFTRPPSACTDLLNADNLAGKIVIMLRGNCMFIEKARRIQQAGAIAGIVLDNVDGSSAATSPMFAMSGDGKEVDDVTIPVVFLFSVEASELLKAFTAANDLTVTLGNFFSNEDVQLKAPTDLSMFERLKGSVKSFLTRQMTPQTSRSSRASMEMASEMKHDEDEKDVVIHSDLRAEIVKDPLGGEVRITSTCKPLHFMKSSEDGTLIEQQWRQLKEVFANLIYADPKQNIGLQIRSFVLEGYCNWIMKSRGEIDNSLNMSLQNKVLWFLKELTEVAPNPSITTMGQLMGFNNQKLLKQYLLTKMDLMVLNMNTVTTMLKTMKYESPNTEQMIRLTQLSIEQNSNYGFLRKLVEGLFDVEDESIPHLTQLDQFSKAVFNEYHKILSNIGTIKKFDKILSNNLSKN, encoded by the exons GATAATGCGTATCCTGCTGATGAATTAATGCCACTGAGTTGTAAAGGACGATATCGAGGATCAGAGCCAAACAGGGGTGACATAGATTCCACGCTGGGAAA TTTTTCACTTACATTGGTTGACACATTGGATACACTTGTG GTGTTGGGAGatttagaagaatttgaaaatgcgGTTAAACTTGTTGCCAGAGATGTTAGCTTCGATACAAATGTTATTGTTTCTCTATTTGAAACTAATATTAGAATGCTTgg AGGTCTTCTAAGTGGTCATATACTAGCAGAGTATTTGCAGCAAAGAGCTGATATAATGCCATGGTATCGAGGTGAACTTCTAAATTTAGCCAAAGATTTAGGGTACAGATTTCTACCAGCATTTAACACAACAACAGGAATACCGTATGGCAga ATAAATTTGAAATATGGTATGAAAGGCGTACCCTTAGAAGTGTCAAGAGAAACATGTACAGCCTGTGCGGGTAGTATGATTTTAGAAATGGCAGCTTTGTCGAGGTTAACAGGAGAATCAATTTTTGAg GAGAAAGCACAAAAGGCAATGGATGTTTTATGGAGAATGCGTCATCGTGGCACTGATTTAATGGGTACTGTATTAAATGTACATTCTGGCGACTGGGTACGAAGAGATTCCGGTGTGGGAGCGGGTATAGACTCCTACTATGAATATTGTCTTAAGGCGTACATTTTATTAG GAGATGAAAAATATCTAGGAAGATTTAATAAGCATTATCAAGCTGTAATGAAGTATGTAAGCCAAGGGCCAATGTTGTTAGATGTACATATGCATAGACCAAATacaaattccaaaaatttcaTGGATGCGTTATTAGCTTTTTGGCCTGGTTTGCAG gtACTAAAAGGTGATATTAAGCCTGCTGTAGAAACGCATGAAATGCTGTATCAAGTGATGCAAAGACATAATTTTATACCAGAAGCATTTACTACGGATTTCCAG ATACATTGGGGACACCATCCTTTAAGACCAGAATTTCTAGAATCAACTTATTTCCTTTACCGTGCTACAGGTGATCATTATTATTTAGGTGTTGGTCGTAAGGTATTGAGAAGTCTACAAACTTATGCTAGAGTACCGTGTGGTTATGCAGCCGTGTCAGACGTTAGAACAAATAAACATGACGATACAATGGATAGCTTTGTATTGTCAGAAACATTTAAATACTTGTTTCTACTATTCGCGGAACCAAGCGAATTGGTTTTAGATTTAGATGAATTCATTTTTACAACTGAAGGACATTTATTACCGTTAACACTTGCTTCCAAAAGAAGTAATGTTTCTTCG CAAGATTTTGAGCGTGATATGGTGCACGTGGATGAAATGGATCGTACTTGTCCTAACAGTCTACATTTATTTCCTGCATCGGTACGTTTACCTTTGAGAAATATGGTTGAAGATGTATGCCCAAGGCGGACAATAAAAAGGCGATTAAGTGCTGCACAATTCCAG GCAAATAACTTGGAGCATTTGAAATTGTTAAGCGACATGGGAATAACAACTTTAACCTTAGCAGATGGAGGATTTCAACTTTTACACACCTTTTCTAAT GCAAAAACATCGCAAGATTCAGAGGAAGGTTTATTGTTCATGCAAGAAATGGTAGAAATGAGTAAAATGCAGTCTCAGCAAGCCGAGAATAAACCACAGGCAGTTACATTTGTAAAACCAAATACAAATCCACCGCAGAAAGTGACATTGTTTGCTGGGCCAGCGCATTTTGGGTTGGAGTTGCAAGGATTAAATAAAGTCACTGGAAAAGTTATTTTTACACGTCCACCTTCTGCTTGCACTGATCTTCTTAATGCAGATAATCTCGCAGGGAAGATAGTAATAATGCTTCGTGGAAATTGTATGTTTATAGAGAAG GCAAGGAGAATTCAACAAGCTGGTGCTATTGCTGGAATAGTATTAGATAATGTTGATGGTTCTAGTGCTGCAACTTCACCTATGTTTGCAATGTCAGGAGATGGAAAAGAAGTGGATGATGTAACTATTCCGGTTGTATTTTTGTTTAGCGTTGAAGCTTCAGAATTGTTAAAAGCTTTTACAGCCGCCAATGATCTCACAGTCACTCTTG GAAATTTTTTCTCTAATGAAGATGTTCAACTAAAAGCACCTACCGATTTGTCAATGTTCGAACGATTGAAAGGGTCAGTCAAATCGTTCCTTACACGACAAATGACACCACAG ACATCTAGAAGCAGTAGGGCAAGTATGGAAATGGCCTCTGAGATGAAGCATGACGAAGATGAAAAGGACGTGGTGATTCATTCCGATTTACGCGCAGAAATTGTCAAGGATCCGCTTGGTGGGGAAGTGAGAATCACGTCGACGTGTAAACCTCTTCACTTTATGAAGAGTTCAGAAGATGGCACGTTAATAGAGCAACAATGGCGTCAGTTGAAAGAAGTTTTTGCCAATTTGATATACGCGGATCCGAAGCAAAATATAGGCCTGCAAATTAGAAGTTTCGTACTAGAAGGCTATTGTAATTGGATAATGAAGTCACGGGGCGAAATagataattcattaaacatGTCTCTGCAAAATAAAGTTTTATGGTTTCTAAAAGAATTAACCGAAGTCGCTCCAAATCCGTCCATTACCACAATGGGCCAATTAATGGGTTTCAATAATCAAaagttattaaaacaatatttactCACAAAGATGGATCTTATGGTATTAAATATGAATACTGTAACAACAATGCTGAAGACAATGAAGTATGAGAGTCCGAATACCGAACAAATGATTAGGTTGACACAACTCAGCATTGAACAAAATAGTAATTATGGATTTCTGAGGAAACTGGTAGAGGGTCTTTTTGACGTTGAAGACGAGAGTATCCCACATCTTACTCAATTGGATCAGTTCAGTAAAGCAGTGTTTAACGAGTACCATAAAATATTATCGAACATtggaacaattaaaaaatttgataaaatattATCGAACAATTtatcgaaaaattaa